Below is a window of bacterium DNA.
CAGACCGGATTATCCGGAAGCGTGGGCGAACTTAGGGAGCGTTTATTATCGGTTGAAGCGTTTCGAAGAAGGGATTCGCACATGCAATCGCGCGATTTTACTCCGACCGGATTGGGCGGAAGCGCAATCAAATAAAGGAATCAATTTACTGGCTCTCGATCAATTAGAAGAGGCGATGAGCTGCTTTGAATCTGCAATGCGAATGGACCCGAAGTATTGGAAAGCATACGCTCAAGCAGGAGAAGCACAGGCCAGAAGTGGCAACACCAGGAAAGCGATCGAATACTTCAATAAAGCGCTCGCCATCGCGCCGCGAGAGGCGTACTTACTTGCACTGGCCGCTGCCTGCCTGCACGATCTTGGACAAACTGAAGAGGCCAAAGCACTCCTGGGGAAGGCGCAAGAAGTAGACGCTCAAGATTCAATGGTAATTCAAGTGAGTCGCTTGCTGAAGTAATGTATGGGTAGGAGTGAGCCGTAATGGACTCGAATCAGCGAGACTCTGTTTATTTCATAAGGGCAAGAAGACGACGCAGTTCATGAGATTTTTTGCTTCGTACACTTTGGATATTAATTCCAAGTCTTCAACGCAACTTCCTATCGTAATTCTCCAAGGATGGGCAAAAATGAGACCGGCAAATGGAATCTTCTGACGAATCCGATCGCTGGCCACTCCAAGAAGATCATCATCGAACGTGAATAATGCCCGCCCCATAGATGTACTTCGATTCAAGAGTTCTGGATCTGATAGCTCCGGTGCATCGTTTTCCTGAGCAAGAATCACATCAACTCCACGTAGACGAAGACCTAATGCGATTGCTCGGGGAACGTGAATATCCATGTAAAGTGGAACGGGCATCCTATTGCGAGCTTTTACCGGGAGGCGTCAGTTGACGCCATTTTTCCGACGTGCCTCATCCGCTTTTGCAACCCGCTGATCGATATCCTGGCGCAATTCGTCTTGATGATCAGCGTAGTATGCGAGTGCAGAATAAATCTGTCCCATAGAAAGATAAGGATGCTGAAATTTCAACTCCTCGGGACTCCAGCCGTAGGCAATTGTCTCCTGAACAAGCTCGGTGACTTTCATCGTAGTCCCCTTGATGATCGGAACGTTATCCTCGTTCAGAACCACATGCTCATAACCTGTCGTAACAGTTGCCATGCATCGCCTCGCTTCAAAGTGTAAAACACTTTGCCGTCCCTCGCAAACTCACCGCCAAGAATCTTCACTTATTTCTACTCTTATCGGAACTCAATGTACGTTCTTTTCGATCTCGAAGTACTCGTTGATAGCGTCGTCCCATTCTTTCAATTCCTCTCTTGTCAGGCTTTTTCTGTCCTTTTTTCTAAGAATCCGACCGGTCTTCCTGAACGCATAAATCAATTCAGGCGCTATTCCCGTCTTTTCCATTGCTTCAATAACCTGTCTTTTTACCTCTTCAGGATCCAGATTAAAGAAAATGAGATCATTTGGCCCCATCTCTCTTCCGAATCTTTCAACAAACAATTGTTCTTGCTTTTCTAGGATCGATGCGAGCTCGGGTGTTATTTTTGCTGTCCGTCTTCGGCCATTCTTTTTCATTATGTTGAATCCTCCTATCGCAATATTTCACTATTCTTGCCAGACATCGCAAGTTTCATGCCGAGCTATTTCTCACCTTGTGCAAATAATTGCGGCACGTCAACGTTACCAAACTTTCAGTTTGGTGTCGGGCATTCAAAATCGAGTGACCGCTCGTCGAGATGGGGCTTAAGTATTGCTGTTACCAAAGTGAAAGTCTGGTGTCAGCCGCCGTAAGTTATTGAATCTATTAGGTCGTCTTCTCCGACTGTGCTATAACTGGGCTAGAAAAATACTTTCCTTCCTTTTTTCGCGGTGGATATCTTTAGCGATTTGAGTTCCTTTGAACCACGCTTGTCCAGGGCAAATTCTGGATCAATTTAGTTTGAGATCATGGATAAATTTACCTGTAGTTAAGAATAACTATAAGGTCTTTTATCCACATATCGAAAAAGAAGCATTCGCGAGCAATTGAGCAAGCCCTTCTGTCTTTCGACAAAAAACGGAATTCTGACAACAAGCGAAGCCCTCAAAAGTGGCATCCATCCCCTGAACTCTACTCTATGGTCCGTACGGACCTTATTGAACGTCTGGGTCGTGGGCTTTTACCGGCTTAAAAAATGCGTCCGCTCGAAAATCCGAATCGCATCCAAGTTGCACTGAAGGTGCCAAAGGCCATTGGAATTTACAATGAGCTGGAATCCCAGAGGTCATTGGACATAATATCCCTTGCGAATGCCAGTCGGTTATTCTGTCGTATTCCCGGACTTTGCCAAGGCTGAGCTGGAAGATTTTCCTTCCAGCTTTTTTGCCGCACGATGAATATCTTCCCTTCCAATCGCTTTGTACTTTGCGTAGACAGCGTGAGACTTATGACCCGATAGCGCCATACCTTCATCATCGCCAATCCCCATTTCACCAAAGTGGCGGATGGCAGTTCTCCTGAAATCATGACGAAGCCGATTAGCGAGCCCTGCCGCTTTACATGCCGCACTCCATGAGTCTCGGAAGTACCTTGTCGGCTTCCAGTATCCGCGCGCTTCGTAGAATTTTGCGAACGGTTCACCATTGTGATGAAAGAGCCAAGGAATAATTCGGCCCAGCTTCTTTTCTAATTCCTTAGTAACTCGTTCCTGTTCTTCGAGGATTGCATGAAGTTCGCCAATGAGCGGAAATATGCGCGGCTCAGAATTCTTCGCTTCACCTGGTTCAAGGATCAGTTCGCCAGATTTCCAATCAACATGGTGTCGTTTTCGCGAAGCGATTTCTGACCAGGATCGCCATCCGGTGATTTCAAATACGTGGATCATCCGGAGGATATCTTCGGGTAAGTGCTTGTAAAGGCTTTCAAGCTCTTCAGGTTTGAAGTGTCCTTTCCTTGAATTGTCTCCAGTTTTAAGTTTTTCAATCAACGGTTGTTCACTCAATCTGTTTTTTGCTAATGAAAACGCACGTGTGATCACCTGAAGCATCGCATTGATTCGTGATGCGCTGTAACTCTGCTTTTCATTTTTCGCGCCGGGCTGTTTCATCTTTGCGATAAATTTGGTAATGATTCCTGGATTTCTGCAAAGATCAATCGCCCGAAATGACAAGAAATATTTGAGGTGCAAATCTATTATGTCTTTATATTCACGGTAGGTTGAAGTCTTTCGGTGGACCTGAGTCCAGTTGAGAACATTTTGCAGAAGTTCGCCCATCGTAATTTCTGCTGAATTAACCGACCGCCCTTCAGCAACTTTTCCAAGTCGGATATCGCGGACTACTTTTGCTTCTTGTAGTGTATCTTTTCCCGTATTTTCCCGATGCTGTTTTTTTCCCTCTGAATGATCGATGCAACCGGGCTTGCAGATATAGCGCATCGTGTAAGTCTTAACGTGCTTCCATTCGCCAGTCTGCTTGTCTTTGTAGCTACGTCGAAAAAGTCCTTCTGATATTTTTGGCATCTCCTATTTTCCCCGTTTATTTTTCCCCTTCGGCATAAGC
It encodes the following:
- a CDS encoding DUF5615 family PIN-like protein, encoding MDIHVPRAIALGLRLRGVDVILAQENDAPELSDPELLNRSTSMGRALFTFDDDLLGVASDRIRQKIPFAGLIFAHPWRITIGSCVEDLELISKVYEAKNLMNCVVFLPL
- a CDS encoding tyrosine-type recombinase/integrase, whose protein sequence is MPKISEGLFRRSYKDKQTGEWKHVKTYTMRYICKPGCIDHSEGKKQHRENTGKDTLQEAKVVRDIRLGKVAEGRSVNSAEITMGELLQNVLNWTQVHRKTSTYREYKDIIDLHLKYFLSFRAIDLCRNPGIITKFIAKMKQPGAKNEKQSYSASRINAMLQVITRAFSLAKNRLSEQPLIEKLKTGDNSRKGHFKPEELESLYKHLPEDILRMIHVFEITGWRSWSEIASRKRHHVDWKSGELILEPGEAKNSEPRIFPLIGELHAILEEQERVTKELEKKLGRIIPWLFHHNGEPFAKFYEARGYWKPTRYFRDSWSAACKAAGLANRLRHDFRRTAIRHFGEMGIGDDEGMALSGHKSHAVYAKYKAIGREDIHRAAKKLEGKSSSSALAKSGNTTE
- a CDS encoding DUF433 domain-containing protein is translated as MATVTTGYEHVVLNEDNVPIIKGTTMKVTELVQETIAYGWSPEELKFQHPYLSMGQIYSALAYYADHQDELRQDIDQRVAKADEARRKNGVN